The Oncorhynchus kisutch isolate 150728-3 linkage group LG10, Okis_V2, whole genome shotgun sequence region AAGCTGGTCTGTTCGCACTGACTGTATTCGCTCCACATGGGCAGCCAGTGCCCACACAGCACAGCATGCCGGAGGGAGGCCCAGGCTCCCCCGCCACTGCGGGGGGTCGTAAGCAGACAGGATTAAAGGGATGTTCACATGCCTGTCTGACTGAACCTTCGGGAGGAATGAAGGGTTGGGGCGGACAGATATACTCCTCCCACTGGGTCCATCCGGTAGCACTCATGACTTACAGAAAAAGCATGGAGCTCACCCACCCTCTTCATGGATGTAATCGCTACCAAGAAATCCACCTTCATAGAGAGGTGTTTCGGGGAGGCAGACTCCAACGTTTCTAAAGGCGGCTTTGCCAAAGCTGCCAAGACCACATCCAGATCCCAGCTCACCATTGAGTGGGTCCTAGTTAGACCCAAACTCCCTTCATAAACCTGGAGACCAAGGGATGGCGCCCCACTGGCCTGTCCATCCACCCCACATGACAGGCAGATATAGTGGCCAAATaccccctcagtgtattagaggcTGCCAAGCCCTCATCCAAGCAAGACTGCAGGTATTGGAGGACATACTGCACCCTGCATGACTCGGGCACAACCTCAATACCAGTGCACCAAGAGCAGAACAACCACCAGCGCAACTGATATGCTGCAGTTGTAGCCGGTCACCTTGTACTCTGCATGGTGTTCCTTACGCCCTCCTGTAGTCCTAACATGGACCATTGGTGCCGTTCAGCGGCCAAGCCCACAGACTGAGGCGGTGCGGTCTCGGATGCCACAGTGTTCCCTCAGGCTGGGTCTCAGGGGCAGTTGCCAAGGTGACCCAGACAACAGGGACAGGAGAAGGCTGAACCAGGGCCAGAATGGGGCCACCAGCAGCAGACAATGCTCCGCAAACCTGGTCCTGTCcagggaaaaggggggggggggctccagcCCTGGCCAATCATGAGCCAGAGCATCCAAGCCTAGAGGCCCTGGTGGCTCTGACATGGAGTACCACAGGGGGCAGTGTGCATTGCCCAGGGAGTCAAACAGGTCCATCTGCATCCTCCCAAACTTGTCCCACAGGTGCTACACCACCTGGGGATGTAGGCTCCAATCCCAAGGTGGCGGGCCATGCCTCGAGAGCATATCCGCTGCCACATCCGCAGGTACATACGTTGCACGTATAGAGGCTAGACATCCCTGAGCCCAGAGAAGGAGCTCCCATGCTATAAGATTGAGGTGGTGGGATCTCAGTCCACCCTGATGGTTGATGTAAGCCACCACTGTGGTGTTGTCTGTTCTCACCAGGACATGTCTTCCTTTCAGATGTGGAAGGAAAGGCTGCAGGGCCAGCAGTACAGCTCAGAGCTCTAGTGTATTGATGTACCTGCCACTCCAAGGGGGTAGCCAACAGCCACTGGCCGACCTGTCCTTGGTCACATCCCCACAGCCGATCTGGGAGGTGTCTGTGCTGACCAGCTCCCGGCGGCACATCCTCAGCATCTCCACCCCACCTGAGAAAAAGAAGCGACAGCATCACCTCAACAATGCCCTGTGCCGTCACTCGCAGCTGGCGGTGACGGTGGTGcgaaattgcagggtgccaagGAGAGGCCGAGGGGAAGAACCATGAATTCGTAAGCTGTCCCTTCGAATGTGAATCGGAGGTACTGACAATGAGCTGGGTGAACAGGAACATGGAAGGACGCATCCCTCAGGTCCAGCATCACAAACCCCTGGTCCCTGGACACGGCCTGCAACACGTGGCTGAGGATAGTATGTGGAACTTCAGTACCTTCAAGTACCCATTGAGGTTGCGGAGGTCCAGAATCGGTTAGAACCTTCCGTCTCTTTTTAGGACCACAAAATAAGTAGAGTAGAACCCAATTAGCCGTTCCACCTAGCCGTTCTGACACCCTGGGAGAGCTTATGTTGTGACCTGCTTGGAGGAATAGGAACCCGGTGAGGGATAAATTACCCAGTACCTCTGCAAAAACCGGGGAAGACCCGTGTGGGCAAAAACAGGCTGCTTCACCTCACGCTGTGCCCTTCCCCCCTGTCGTCCCTTAGCACGAGGCGATGGGGCAGGAGAGGTACCCCACCGTCGTTCGGATGCAGGTGGGTGACGACGGTCCGTCTGTCTTGGACCCAGGGCCTGAGGAGGCGGCATGGACCGTCTCAGGGTCTCTCGGTCCCTATGAACCTTATCGGTCTGCTCTAGAATGTCATCAACCCCTGGGCCAAACGCCAGCCCTGGGGTGATGGGGTGAGTGGTAAATGTGCTCTAGAGAGCAGCTGGCAGACGGGATTGTGCCAGCCAGAGATGGCGCCGGGAGGTAACCACCTGCACCATGGCTCGTCCGTTGGTGCTGGACACATCCCTATAGGGCAGGGAAAGCAGTCGAGACACCACCATCACTTCCAGGAGGAGCTCCTATCACCCATTCACATCAAGTGAAAATTAGACTGTAGTGGAAGTTGGGATTCACCGCGGGATGATTGACTGCAGTTGTATAGTACATTGGGGTGAATGTCAGGTTTTAAAGGTACTTTACCTCAAGCGTAGAGTGTGGGTTTGAAGTGATGGTATGGATTAATAAGAGGGGATACAGAACACAAGCTCTGCATAGGTCAGTAGAGGGCATATTGCTTTTCTGTCAGGTAGATAACTATGAATGTTCTGTCCATATCAAATTCATAATAGATTCCCAAGAAAATACCCATCAAATACATTCTGAAAGAAGAACAATGGAATCTCCAAGTGTGTTCAAACCAATGTTTCTTCCCTTTCTAACTAGCATTGCAATGTATCTATCAAGAGCCTTATACTAACAATACTAACTTTTATATTGGAGGCCAGTACGTTTAAATGCATGACCTCATGTAAAGACCTTTAGTTTGATATGGAAAATAAATCTAGTAATATATCGATAATGTATGATATTCAGAGTAGCACCTTGTTCTTGAAAACTTTTTTGCTGTGTAGCAAGCTTTGTCACATGTTTGTATGACAATTGATAATCTCCACTTTGATTTGGGCTGTGAAAAACATTTTAAAGCAATACCTCAGACCTTGCTATTAAGAGGCAATGTATTTCCTTCTATGCCTTACTTTACTGGGGTAGTGTAAAAGAGAATGTTTACAAAATGACAAATGTATATGCATATTTTCTCATTGTACATTTTGGCTAGACTAATTAAAGCTGGAATTCATTTCTACATAGATTTTTGGACTTGTGAATtaatatacccattgattcttgaatttaacttataaatgcctcatgagcttagttcaactgtcatacgtACTGCACCATAATCTAAAATACAAGCTTGTTTTACAGCAATGTTTGTTAAACATGTAAATTGAAACATACTGTATAGCCTAAAAACATGGTCATTTTGATACCATGGGTGGTCATCCTTGCAtcaatagctctgtctattaatttcTCCAGGCTCATCTCTCAGCTTTGTACCAAAACATAAGCGGGGTGCCGGCATTGTTTTCTACGTAATAAGCAACTTCTCATGTTTAAAACGGCCTGTGGCATCAATGAgtcaaacatttattctagtggCAAAATGTACAACAAAGTGTAAATAGAATGTCAGAAAATCAGTCTCGTCCAAAACGAAAATTTGCAAGACAATTAGGAAAACATGGTTCGTCATGGAATGAAGGGTACCGTAAGTTTTCCTTTGGTTGGGTTTATTTCAACCCTGCCCACAGCTGGCATCACCCAAGTAATCATCAATTCAGTGCACAGCTGCACGTGAGCCGATCGTAATACCAATGGTCAATTAGATTTGACATTCGATATCCCTATGGAGCTAAATAGAGATCAGTAAATTATACTTTAAAAAATGTCAATAGCTACAAATGTCAATGACTTaacctcaaaccaactataaAATGGTAGAAAGTCATATACAAATATTAAAAGCATTTGAGAGAAAGGTGTACAACATTAAGTCTAATTTACATTGCATAATTTATTGATGGTCcttaactgccccccccccccagctgtgtAATGCTAGGACAAAAACCAGAACGTACACCCAggcccgagtttgggaaaccctggtctagGCTACTACCAGACAAGACCTGGTTAGACAGTTAAGTTATCTAGAAGGGTGACTGACTGTACTGTTTTCACAGTGAAAATACAAACCCTTCCCatatttgaacacacacacattcaagtgacacccagaccaaaggacacaaaATCTCATTCTCAGTCACATTTCCTAATGTGAATTGAAACAGAGACTAAATCAGGAAGTTCAGCCCACCTTTAACAACTTCCTGTTCATGTGTGCTCAGCTAAATGCTGAAATAAACTGGCCTCTGTATGGCAAGAGCAACAGAGTGTAGTGTGCAATTCTCCAACCTGTTTTTCATACTAGCAAGATCGACCAAACCACAGCTATGGCTTCCAGTAAGTAACTTTAAAAATGTATAGATAACCAAGGCTATTAAACATGGCATTTTCCcaatgatttatttaaaatttaaaaaagaacaGATCGACCAAAAGCAAATGTACAAATGTTGTAATCGGCGCAAACATAAAACATTTTCCAACAGAGAAAAAACCATCCACTCCTCTTAGATGGGCTTGATCTTGAAGTGTAGCCCGATGAGACTGAAGACAAGACATTTCAGATCCTGGACCAGGTAGTAGAACACACGGAGGCCTTCTGGGTCCCTGGAAAACACAACTTGTTTTTAGGAAGCTGGCCCCCAATTCCACATCAACCCCACTATGCAGAACTGAGAGCATTACATAGGTGTAAGCTAGGTATAATTTACACTATGCTGCTTACATCTATGAAATCTTCAGTTCTCAACCAGTGTCTACTAAATAGAGGCTAGGGGTCAATTTGGAAATTGAAGGAATATATCCTTCCAAGAGTTCCCAGATCATTTGAGGTAGTATTACTACTTACTTCGACTGGTTGACATCAATCAAGGAACCAATCTTGGAAGTTGTGAAGGAAATGTGCTCATCCCCAATGACGATCTCCAGCTCCTAAGAGTTCAGAAAAGTTAACTCTCCCCAGACACGATTAGTAATTCAAGCAACGAATAAAATAACTTTTACTAAATCATTGTAACTTTCTGGGGTTATGCCCAGGACCGTTTACATTGATTTAAGTCTGATGAGGACCGAGGTCACAACCCAATGAGGGCTAAAATCACTAAGTAAACAGGCGTGGCTAGACATTACCAAGAGCGCAATAAGTAGGAGATGCTCTGCTTTCCTCAACATACATCATGCTTTTACAAGTATCAGTATTTATTTAGGTATGTGTGAGGGAATGGACAGACCTGTCTGCCCACTCTGTCTGGGGGTGGCCACAGTGCATCATCTTCCTTGGTGATCTCACTGTCATCTATGATCCTCTTCAGTTCCTCCATCACACTTTTGTGTACGTATGCCTGTAGTGGAGAACAATCCCAATAAGGTTTTGATGGCATTTTCAATAGTTTTAAGCAGCATCCCACATAGAAATTGGATTGATGGGCCATACACTGATCAATGTAACCAAGAAATCCTTTAAACACGAAAGAAAAAAAGCTACATAtatagtgttggtcccatgtttcattagtTAAAATAAAAGATTCAAGAATCGTTCCATAggcacaaaaaagcttatttctcaaatgttgtgcacaaatttgtttgcatctcttagtgagcatttctcatttgccaagataatccatccacgtgacaggtgtggcatatcaaaaaactgattaaacagcacgttcattacacagatgcaccttgtgctgggaataaTAAAAtaccactaaaatgtgcagttatcacaacacaatgccacaggtgtctcaagttgagggagcatgcaaatggcatgctgacagcaggaatgtccaccagaactgttgcagAGAATTTAATGTGCATTTCTCAACCATAAACCACCTCCTTTGTCATTTTAGAAAAATGTTTGTAGGTCCAACCAGCctaacaaccgcagaccacgtgtaaccacaccagcccaggaccccgAAATCCAACTTCtacacctgcaggattgtctgagaccagccattgacagctgatgaaactgggtttgcacaaccgaagaatttctgcacaaactgtctgaAACCGTCTCAGAGAAGATGTGCGTACTAGTTGTCTTCACCAGGGCCTTGagctgactgcagttcggtgtcaTAACCAACTTCAGTTGGCAACTGGAGAAGTGTTGcgcttcacagatgaatcctggtttcaactgtaccggggaGATAGCatatatggcgttgtgtgggcaagtGTTTTTCTGATGTCAACTTTATGAACAGATTGCCCTATGGtggctgtggggttatggtatgggcgggAATcaactacagacaatgaacacaattacatttgatcaatggcaatttgaatgcacagagataccgtgatgagatgttgaggcccattgtcgtgccattcatccgacaCAATCACCTCATGTTTCTCCATGATAACGAACGGCCCCATgtagcaaggatctgtacacaattcctggaagcttaaCATGTCCCagctcttccatggcctgcatactcgccagacatgtcacctattgagcatttttgggatgctctgggtcaacatgtacgacagcatgttccagtccCCACCAATATCTAACAACTTCGCACAGagattgaagagtgggacaacattccacaggccacaatcaacagcctaatcaactctatgcgaaggagatgtatcGCGCTGCAAATGGCAGTCACATCAGCTACTGACTAGTTCTGAGCCATGCCTCTACCTTTTTTAAAGGTTTCTGTGATgctatgtgaaatccatagattagggcctaaggaatttactgatttccttatatgaactctaactccgtaaaatgttttaaacagtttcatgttgcgtttatatcttTGTTCAGTGTAAGTTTGATAAGTTACCTCTTTCCTGATCATGACATCATTCTTGTAGTTGCTGTTGTTCGCGTATCTCAGCTTACCTGAAAAGATAGTTACATTTATTGCGTTATCGTCACGTTTGTTGTGAATGCTGATACACTGCTATTGTTGAATAGTAGTTTTTGTTTATAACTAGTTAATGTTAGTTCACAGAAGTTAAACCTACTGTAAACTAATCAAGCATTTTGGATACATTAGTTTGCTAACCAGCTACATAGCTAGCTGGAAACAATAAATGAGTGAGGTTATGGTTAACTATGCAATTGAAGTATTTCTGAGATCATGTTATAACTGAACACACGAATACAAAAACTAGCTAATTGCGATAAAATAAATTTGGAAATGCCGCTAGCAAGCAGTCGTTTGCAtgcttagctagctggctaatgttgcTAATTAGTCAAATTGCCGCCTAACTTACCGTCTGGTCTAAACTCAAATTCCAAGAACTCGTGTCCAAACTTTCCCTTGTGCCCGACATAATATCTCAAATAAAAGTCACTCGTTGACATTATAAACTGCAAATTCAGTGTTTGCGCGGTCCTTGAGAATCAACGAAAGCACACTGCTTCCTTGACGGTATTTTAGAAAATCTGAACACGCATGCGTGAGGGGGCACTTCTCTGTGATCTCATAGGAGTTGTCGCATTGCAGTGATGTCATCTTCTTCGATgaggttggcatccaataaatgttgcattaccgccacctactcgACTGGAGTATAACTCTCttatactttgcttgaaaaaattaacaacaaaaaaaacgaatGAATACAACAAATACCCTACTACCATCACAGGCCTACagcctgaaaggatgggacaccaccacttaacacaccctgtaactcttctgatgtcatgtctcgcacacccaaatacccctctgtagctgccaccacaacctctattGTCTGTGACTTACGGTCCAACCCTTCAGTACAgttgataaatcaaatcaaaaagtgactatgcatattcgatcaacagagagtagcagcagcgtaaaaagagaggtgtgtgtgtgtgtgggggggggtgttacctgttcaggagtcttatggcttgggggtaaaaactattgagaagcctttttgtcctagacttggaactccggtaccgctttccatgcgatagtagagacaacagtctatgactggggtggctggggtctttgacaatttttagggccttcctctgacactgccgggtgtagaggtcctggatggcagtcagctttgccccagtgatgtactgtgccgtacgcactaccatctgaagtgccttgcggtcggaaggCCGAGTAATTGCcgtatcaggcagtgatgcaactgatgctctcgatgttgcagctgtagaacct contains the following coding sequences:
- the LOC109898111 gene encoding protein mago nashi homolog isoform X1; translated protein: MSTSDFYLRYYVGHKGKFGHEFLEFEFRPDGKLRYANNSNYKNDVMIRKEAYVHKSVMEELKRIIDDSEITKEDDALWPPPDRVGRQELEIVIGDEHISFTTSKIGSLIDVNQSKDPEGLRVFYYLVQDLKCLVFSLIGLHFKIKPI
- the LOC109898111 gene encoding protein mago nashi homolog isoform X2, whose translation is MIRKEAYVHKSVMEELKRIIDDSEITKEDDALWPPPDRVGRQELEIVIGDEHISFTTSKIGSLIDVNQSKDPEGLRVFYYLVQDLKCLVFSLIGLHFKIKPI